A genomic segment from Nitrospirota bacterium encodes:
- the aroQ gene encoding type II 3-dehydroquinate dehydratase — MNILIIHGPNLNLLGFREKDIYGTLTLKEIDASLMALAKELAIELTIRQSNHEGEIVEIIQNAKEYDAIVINPAAYTHTSIAIRDALLAVGVPAVEVHLSNIHSREEFRQKSLIAPVAAGQISGFGPESYLLGLRAAAYIANAKKCHT; from the coding sequence ATAAATATCCTGATAATTCATGGCCCCAACCTAAATCTACTCGGTTTCAGGGAGAAGGATATTTATGGCACTCTTACCCTGAAAGAAATTGATGCCTCCCTTATGGCACTGGCAAAAGAACTTGCAATAGAGCTAACAATTCGCCAGTCTAATCATGAGGGTGAAATAGTAGAAATAATCCAGAATGCAAAAGAATACGATGCAATAGTAATAAACCCTGCGGCATACACACATACGAGTATTGCAATAAGGGATGCCCTATTAGCCGTCGGTGTGCCTGCAGTGGAGGTCCATCTATCCAATATTCATAGTCGGGAAGAATTCAGACAAAAATCCCTGATAGCTCCGGTTGCAGCAGGGCAGATCTCGGGATTTGGACCGGAAAGCTATTTGCTTGGATTAAGGGCCGCCGCATACATTGCGAATGCAAAAAAATGCCATACTTGA
- a CDS encoding aminopeptidase P family protein: MQKNAILEQILTVAGIDGFLVTDIKNLRYITGFTGSSGFLIVNARKSVFVTDFRYKEQAKEEVKGFSIKIEKDKLQTINEIVNALKIKKLGFEAGAVSFETYRKLSKKGIKFKGYTNLIEDMRAIKSQHEIASIKTAVRRAEKAFMRVVPYIRPGVKEQELSIRLECLLKEEGCKTLPFEVIVASGPRSSLPHARPSGRVLRKGDIVLFDWGGESNGYFSDMSRTILLDGRGRKKSKIRTERLQIFSTVLESQKMAIKAIRPGVAARSIDAIARNFIKRAGYGRYFGHGTGHGIGLSVHEAPIISWRSKESLKEGMVFTIEPGIYIPGLGGVRIENMVVVKSDSVEVLNKLPEEIRLSS; this comes from the coding sequence ATGCAAAAAAATGCCATACTTGAACAGATTCTTACTGTGGCAGGGATTGACGGATTTCTTGTTACAGATATAAAGAATCTTAGATATATAACTGGTTTTACCGGTTCATCAGGTTTCCTAATTGTGAATGCAAGAAAATCAGTGTTTGTTACTGATTTCAGGTATAAAGAGCAGGCCAAAGAAGAGGTTAAGGGTTTTTCAATAAAGATTGAAAAGGACAAATTACAGACGATAAATGAGATTGTGAATGCCCTTAAGATAAAAAAACTTGGTTTTGAAGCCGGCGCAGTTAGTTTTGAAACTTATAGAAAACTTTCGAAAAAAGGGATAAAGTTTAAGGGCTATACGAATTTAATTGAGGATATGAGGGCAATAAAATCACAGCATGAGATTGCATCCATAAAAACAGCAGTCAGGAGGGCAGAGAAGGCCTTCATGAGGGTTGTCCCTTACATAAGACCAGGCGTAAAGGAGCAGGAACTTTCCATAAGGCTCGAGTGCTTGCTTAAAGAAGAAGGTTGCAAAACACTTCCCTTTGAGGTTATAGTAGCCTCTGGACCGAGATCCTCCCTGCCCCATGCCAGACCTTCAGGCAGAGTTTTGAGAAAAGGAGATATTGTGCTTTTCGATTGGGGAGGCGAATCTAATGGATATTTTTCTGATATGAGCAGGACCATTCTTTTAGACGGCAGGGGTCGCAAAAAATCAAAGATTCGTACCGAAAGGCTTCAGATTTTCTCTACAGTTCTTGAATCTCAGAAAATGGCAATTAAAGCCATAAGGCCAGGGGTTGCTGCCAGGAGTATCGATGCCATTGCGAGAAATTTTATAAAAAGGGCAGGGTATGGCAGATATTTCGGTCATGGTACAGGCCATGGAATTGGCCTGTCTGTTCACGAAGCTCCAATAATATCATGGCGCAGCAAAGAGTCCTTAAAGGAAGGCATGGTTTTCACCATTGAGCCAGGCATTTATATCCCCGGACTCGGTGGTGTAAGGATTGAGAATATGGTTGTGGTTAAAAGTGACAGTGTTGAGGTATTGAATAAATTACCTGAAGAGATAAGGCTCTCATCGTAA
- the efp gene encoding elongation factor P has protein sequence MISTNEFRRGTKIKLRGEPYEVVDFQHVKIGRGGAFVRAKIRNLKSASITEETFKADEKIETPDLEEKNMQYIYSQGDLYYFMDTENFEQFILTPEQLGNSRKFLKENMVVKILYHEDSPIAVELPIFVELKIIKTDPGIRGDTASGGSKPAILGSGLIIKVPLHLNEGDIVKVDTRTSEYIERVK, from the coding sequence TTGATTTCTACAAATGAATTCAGAAGGGGTACCAAGATTAAACTCAGGGGAGAACCATACGAGGTGGTTGATTTCCAGCATGTGAAGATAGGCAGGGGAGGTGCTTTTGTAAGGGCAAAAATCAGGAATCTAAAGTCAGCAAGTATTACTGAGGAAACTTTCAAGGCAGATGAAAAGATTGAGACTCCGGATCTCGAAGAAAAAAACATGCAATATATTTATAGCCAGGGTGACCTGTATTATTTTATGGATACGGAGAATTTTGAACAGTTTATATTGACCCCTGAGCAATTGGGCAATAGCAGAAAGTTTCTTAAAGAGAATATGGTAGTGAAAATTCTTTACCACGAGGATTCTCCAATAGCCGTTGAGCTACCTATATTTGTAGAGCTAAAGATTATAAAGACCGATCCTGGGATAAGGGGCGATACCGCCAGTGGTGGCAGCAAACCAGCCATCTTGGGATCAGGGTTAATTATAAAGGTGCCATTACATCTCAATGAAGGCGATATAGTAAAAGTTGACACAAGGACGTCTGAGTATATAGAAAGGGTGAAATAA
- the accB gene encoding acetyl-CoA carboxylase biotin carboxyl carrier protein: MELDEIKQLLELLRDTDITELQVERDGAKIRIKREKFLSSIEIPQPRRPIQAEAKEEEIQRLTTVTSPIVGTFYRASSPEGSPFVEMGNTVKKGQVLCLIEAMKLMNEIESEIDGIIAKILVDNGQPVEYGEPLFLIEPLS, from the coding sequence ATGGAACTTGATGAAATAAAACAGTTGCTGGAACTTTTACGGGATACTGATATAACAGAGTTACAGGTTGAAAGGGATGGTGCCAAGATAAGAATAAAAAGAGAAAAGTTCTTATCTTCCATTGAAATCCCTCAGCCAAGAAGACCAATCCAGGCTGAAGCAAAAGAAGAAGAGATACAGAGACTTACAACCGTCACTTCTCCTATTGTCGGAACCTTTTACAGAGCCTCTTCACCAGAAGGGTCTCCCTTTGTGGAAATGGGTAATACAGTGAAAAAAGGTCAGGTTTTATGTCTCATCGAGGCAATGAAACTGATGAATGAGATTGAAAGCGAGATCGACGGCATTATAGCTAAAATCTTAGTTGACAATGGCCAGCCTGTGGAATACGGAGAACCCCTTTTCCTCATTGAGCCGCTGTCATGA
- the accC gene encoding acetyl-CoA carboxylase biotin carboxylase subunit, translated as MSFFKKLLIANRGEIAVRIIQACRELGIKTVAVYSDVEKDSLHVRLADEAICIGPAISTQSYLNIPAIISAAEITDSEAIHPGYGFLAENPHFAEACLTSGITFIGPSPEVIRLGGDKAKARQIMKRKGVPVVPGSDGPLIDEDMALKVSRKIGFPVVLKASAGGGGKGMRIVYEEKDMEQAYYMAQREALACFGNGELYVEKYIPEIRHIEVQILADSKGNMVHLGERDCSVQRRHQKLIEEAPFAFSTPKFRKKIGEMAIRAAKAIRYKNAGTIEFIVDKEGNCYFMEINARVQVEHPITEMITGIDIIKEQIRIASGQPLGYKQQDIKFYGHSIECRINAEDAERFMPSPGKITTFILPGGPGVRVDSAAYSNWVVPPFYDSLIAKLIVHARDRQEALSRMSRALREFIIDGIKTTIPFHQKVLNDPDFINGSFNTSFLDKYNNK; from the coding sequence ATGAGTTTTTTCAAAAAGCTTCTTATAGCAAATCGAGGCGAAATAGCAGTCAGGATTATACAGGCATGCCGCGAGCTCGGTATAAAAACAGTTGCTGTCTACTCGGATGTGGAAAAAGACTCCCTGCATGTAAGACTGGCTGATGAAGCCATATGTATCGGGCCTGCTATCTCCACACAGAGTTATCTTAATATCCCTGCAATAATAAGTGCTGCAGAAATAACCGATTCAGAAGCTATTCATCCGGGCTATGGTTTTTTGGCTGAGAACCCTCATTTTGCCGAGGCATGTCTTACCTCAGGGATAACATTTATTGGTCCAAGCCCTGAAGTCATCAGGCTTGGCGGCGATAAGGCAAAGGCAAGGCAGATAATGAAGAGGAAGGGGGTTCCGGTTGTCCCTGGCAGCGATGGCCCCTTAATTGACGAAGATATGGCGCTCAAGGTTTCGAGAAAAATAGGGTTTCCTGTTGTGCTCAAGGCCTCTGCAGGTGGTGGGGGCAAGGGAATGAGGATAGTTTACGAGGAAAAGGACATGGAACAGGCGTATTATATGGCCCAGCGTGAGGCCCTTGCCTGTTTTGGAAATGGTGAGCTTTACGTTGAAAAATATATACCTGAGATAAGACACATCGAGGTTCAAATTCTCGCTGACAGCAAGGGCAATATGGTCCACCTTGGAGAAAGGGACTGCTCTGTACAGAGGCGGCATCAGAAGCTCATCGAGGAAGCTCCATTTGCCTTTTCTACCCCTAAATTCAGGAAAAAAATAGGAGAGATGGCTATAAGAGCTGCAAAAGCCATAAGATATAAAAATGCAGGTACAATCGAGTTTATTGTGGATAAAGAGGGTAACTGTTATTTTATGGAAATTAATGCCAGGGTGCAGGTCGAACACCCGATTACCGAGATGATTACAGGCATTGATATTATCAAAGAACAAATAAGAATCGCATCAGGACAGCCGCTCGGCTACAAACAGCAGGATATAAAATTCTACGGACACAGTATAGAATGCAGGATAAATGCAGAGGACGCTGAAAGGTTTATGCCATCTCCGGGGAAAATAACCACGTTTATTCTGCCTGGAGGCCCTGGCGTCAGGGTTGATTCAGCAGCTTATTCAAACTGGGTCGTCCCTCCGTTTTATGATTCCCTTATCGCAAAACTTATTGTCCATGCCAGAGACAGGCAGGAGGCTCTTTCAAGGATGAGCAGGGCACTTAGAGAATTTATCATTGATGGCATAAAAACCACCATACCTTTCCACCAGAAAGTCCTGAATGATCCTGATTTTATAAACGGCAGTTTTAACACCAGTTTCCTTGATAAGTATAACAATAAATAA